CCATCCATGTCTACCTCTTCTTCGGTCCCTCTAATCCAACTATTCTCAGATCAGCACAAATACATAAACAAGCATtgatggatgatattattgtaatAAAAGATTAATCATAACTGTGCAATCAAATAATCATCCGTGGTTCCCCAGTTCGCACGCCCTGTGCCCTCACGCTTCATCTCATAACACCGACCGCTTCCACCGCCTTCTACGTGGGGGTCGCTCAGAGTCAGACCCGCCTTCTCCATTACTATTGCCATATCCACCAAGTCGACCATCACGAAAATACTGCCGTTGCGCCCTATATCCTCCACGCCCCCTTTCAAAGGGCTTATCACCATCACCCTCTTCAGAAACACCGCCACCGTAGCCCCTGGCAAATCCATTGACGTCCCCGTTTCCTAAATCCTTTGACTAATTAATTGTTGATAAAACTAGCCCGAAGAACAAACAAAATGCCAACCAATTTTTCGAGCAAATAGTAATCGGGAAGGATCAAGAATAGCAAAAAAAATAACTGCTTGAGCGGGAGGGAGGGGCTTGTTCAGGAATTTGGTCGCCGGCACAGCCGCGGGTGCGTGGGGCTTCTTGGAGGCAACCTTCTGTTGCCGGACAGCGATAAGATGAGAAGGATCGTCGTTGTCGTCATCGGCCAGGAGATCAAAAGTGTTGACGGTAGCCATCGGTGTCGGAGGCCGAACCGAGGAAACACCGATCCAGACCCTAGAAATGGATCAACAACCGAGCTCCATAGGAAACTCCAAGGATCTACGAAAGAGAGAAAACCGTAGCTTCGAATTCTGCTGCGCCGCCGTGACGCGAGCGCGGccgcaagagaacccttactctcTGGACTCGTATAAAACGAAACGAgccaaatacatatatatttgacgGTTGTATTTCGTTCACAACCGTTTTATTTGACGGTTTTGTACTCCCTTACATGATTATTTACGAGCGTACCACCTACCGTTACCTGAAATCCGTTTAGAACGCGAGGGATATTACGGTCATTTTGGAAATAATAACTCTACTTCTTTTTTGGAaaatttatatatagatataacTATATAAGATATGGTTTACATTGCGATGTATAGCATAAATAAAATTCCGATAATATTATTGTTCATTGCACATCATACCACCGTTCATTGCACATCAACAACATAATATAAGCCACAGTTCACAATTATGACTGCCACTGCAGAAACTAAGCTCTTTGGAACGTGCTTTATTTACTCATGAGTGCAATACATGGTTGATGGAGATAGATACAGAAAGGTTGAGGGGCTCGGTGTGAGATGACCATTGATGAATCCAAGAAAATGGGAACTCCTCGACTCCTCAGAGTCGATGACCATGGAGTGGATCATGCTCAAGGGGACCTCACCACTTCAGCTTAGCTGGGAAGTACTGCAGCAGGAACTGTAGCTACTTAGTAACAGCGGTGAgcagagagaaaagaagaaatcCAAGACTTTGACCTTTTCGATGAGGGAAAGGTAGTATGGCTTCACTTCCTCCACATCGATTCTGACTTTGCTCTTGCTGTACAGGTCATATTTgctggatccaaacaatggtttgCTGTTAGCAGGGCAATATTGAGAGAGTAGATTTATCAGAACATCAAGATTCTTGAGATCTTACTTGAATATATGTAGCCACTTCAGATTCTCTCTGTCTTCCTTATTCAGTAGGTACTGATAGGCTCCATGCTTGTGCAGAGCTGAAATGTAACAGCACAACACGGAGTAATGTTCATTCGATCTGAAATTATGGTAGAGAAGTGAAAGGATGTGATGAATTCATGGAATTACGGTAGAAAGAGTGGTATCGGATGGCGAACAAAGCAGCTGAAGGAAGAGTAGTGTTGTTCTCCTTAGCCACCTAAAGATTGAACTTTGTGATCATAATTGAGTTCATCAAAGCTGAGGTACAGAGAGAGAGAATCTGATGATGTACCAGATACATGTAGTCATCATGGCCAAACGACATGAGTACATTCTCCAATCCACATCCTTCAGAATAAACTCCAAGCTTGGTGTTGTATTTAGGATTGTCGTAGTCTGGGTTTTCCTTGAAATGCTGCAGCAACCAAGAGAAGCAATCAGAGCATGAGATTTTTGGATTGGCATCATCCATTGAAGCAGTCCGGTACCTTGAAATGAACATTGGATTCATCAAAAGCACAGCCAACAGGGAATGTGTCAcctgcatcaagaattagctcaCAGAATCAGCACCTTGGTAGGACATTCCCGGATGAAAGGGAAGTAAGAAGATGGCAGTGCTCACCGACGACAGCCCACTGCGGGAGTTGGCCAAAGCTTGGGTGGAGAAGCACCTTGCCGAGATCTGTTTCACAGCAGGACAGAGTCCAACGACGTCACTCTACCTCAGAAGCTCCACGAGACTAATTTCCATGAACAAGCAGCTCACCATGAATCAGGCCGGTCAAGTGAAGCCAATCCTCGTCAGGGTAGTCCTTCCTGATGGCTTCAGCGGTCTGCAACAGGTGTTCGATCTGTGGCTCGTCGAGATCGGGATCGCTCTCGTCGACGAACTCGTTGAGCAGCTCGATGCACTCCCAGATGCTCATCTCCACCCTATCCAACTTGCCATACTCCTCTCTCATTTTCTTCACCTGTTCATCAAACATACACCTTGATCTTAATTACCTCCATTGCTGCTTCTGCCCGATGCTCGCTAACAAGAAAAAAGGAACGATGTGACCGACGTACAAAATCATAGGTTTGATGGATATGGTTCGCTCGGTAAAACTCTTCCACTGACTTCTGCCTCTCGGATGCAGCATCATAGTCCCTGCCAATGAGGTGATCACAGATCATCGAAACAACAACTCATATGAGGCCACTGAAACATAAACACAAGCATCTTTATCACATCAACAGCAAAGTGGACCACAAGAATCTAATACAGTAATCAGCTAATGATACCTGAAGGTTTGTCCAAATGAGTTTGTATCTGGCACCACAAAGCCACCACCCAAACCCATCTCCTTCGAGTCTCCTGCAACGAGAACAAGCCCCATCACATCCACGCAATCCAACACTAAATCCtaaaacaagagaagaaaaatTACCGACGACCATAGTCATCTTCGCACACAACtcgaaaacaacaacaacaagaacaacgGGAATGATGTGGTATTGTTTGTATTTGGCGGTGGTGACAAGATAGAGAGGGCATATAAAGGGAGGGGGcgatgcaagcaagcaagcaagcaaaagGAGAAGTCTGCCATTTGGAGGAGCACACAGCTGTTCTGTGACGCAGAGCTGAGCTGGACAAAAGATTTGAATTGGTCAACTGCGTATAATATAGTGAATTATCTCGACGGGATTAATGCACGTGACGCATAGTGAATCATCGTGATAGATTACGACAAGCAATTTATAGTAAATTATTGCTGTCGTGGATGAGAACATGGAATCTATAGTAAATTCCAGGCAAATTTAGGGAGGAAGCGCAGTAAGGACAAGAGGATAAGACGAGTCTGGGAATGACTGGGAACTGGCGTGGAGACACCACAAGGTCAACATGCATGATTGTCTCATCCTCAACTTGGCCTTCGAGGTCATAATATTTTACGTAGAACAAGACAAGTGCATACATCGAGGTTACGTTTATTCTCATGCATGATTCATGAAAAGAATAAAATAGCATTGTCTTTTTAGATTAATATATGCCATAGGTGGATCACAGATGAGGTGTTCATTGTTCTAACTTATGACTGTCATTTATTGCTCCTGCATCAATCATCATTTCTATCCGATAACTCTAAACTATTTATATGTGCCGAAGCAAAATGATAGAAATTATActaaaaaaaaaacccaaacaaTGATACGTTTGGAGAGTTTATTAAGAAAGTGTAAGAAAAGGAAACAATATAAGAGCCATTAGTAACTAAATCTTGCATTCATTATGATCGATTTCCCTATCGATAGTATCTAATAAAAAATCATGTTATATAGACTGGAGTGGGGTAAAATATTCTTAGATTTCATAATTAAGTACACATTACGCCAGAAATTCAAGTCTTATCTATCACGTAATATATTGAGGTTGGAAAGAATCGTTCAGACTAAAAATCATGTTGCCGGCGACTCATGACGTCTCATCAAGGATCGTCGGTTTCTTCGGAGACAAGGGACCCACGTGACGTGGAGCCGAGTCAAGCTTGGAAACCCGGCAACTCGCAGCCATGGCAGGATCGATGGAGACTCGCTAATATCTCACTCACCCACTGCTTCGGTGAGTCGCCTCGTAAGGTTTGGCCGCCCAAGAACGGACGGCTGGGAAAGCGTCTAGTTTCAATCATAGCTACTACCTGCCATGCGTTATATGCTGCTAATGTGTGGACGAGGAATTGCTAGAATATGATGTAGTGGTTCAAGATCTAAGATAATAAAGAGAGAATCTAATTAGGATCTCAGTATATCTTAATCAATTAATTAGAATCATAAAATCTCATACTCTTCGTTTTGATCTCGATTGCACAGCAGCCTTTTACCGGATGAAACTATGGGTATTTGGATCGAGCTCGGCCCATGCAAGCTGGGGATCAGCTTCACGTCTCGCTCACACCATCGTGCAGTTttcacatacataaatataaaacTCAAACTTGCATAGTCAAGAAGGATAAGAGTCGAGAAGGATAAGCTTCCGGTTCCCATGTTTTGCTCCCacagagtctctctctctctctcttcccccgaCCGGTTGCCATCGGAAAGAAGAGTATGGGAGGAGGAGGTGTGATAACCCAGTTGGTAGCACACAGAAATACGACCTGTTTCCTTGTTCCGGAATCCGAGTGCTGTTCTTATCCGGAGGCATCCATGCTGCCTTACGATTGCAGCAACAGTGGGCTCACTCGGGGACCCACCACAGGCGGGGAACCGTGCGGGTAGCGTACATTCGAAGGCCGCACGTTGGTAACCTAATCCGTAGATTCACGAGGACGTCGGGGATCCGATGAGATGCACGATTATTAAAGGCTGCAGGCACACGCGTGATGACCCGCGTCGCCCACCACGTCGCTGGCATCACCCAGCTCTGCCTCTCCACGCATGCCACGTGGCAGTAGGAGCCGAGAAAGACCGTGGCCCACCATAATCATATGCGGCCACGAGTGCTGCAGTTGGCATCGGCGTTCTTCCCATGCTGGAGGAGGATAAGATCCTCTACCAAAACTGGTGGACCCACAGCACCATTCTCCTCACCCGTGGTATTGGATCGAGCCGTAGGATTTGGTTCTCACTGGCACTCCGGAAGGGGCTCACCGTTGTAACCCAAATCGTACAGAAAACAGTGCCAAGCCCCAGATCGGCTACACGAACCACGGTTCGACGGTCTGCTGCATCCACGTGTCCCACTTCCGTCTTTCTTCGCTTCCGCTTCTTTCTGACGTCGTTATTCTGACGAAGCATCGGCCCCTCGGGCGCCGTTAGTTTTGACGTCGTGTTTTCAGGTTTCGCGAAGCTTAACCAAACCGCGGTTACTGCAACCCCAACCGGGTTCACCCTCGTAGTTTATAATCACCCCTTGAGCGCTGCGACAAACTAGGTAGCAGGAGAGCCAGCGAGAGATGATGGCCATGATGATGACGGGGGCAGAAGGAGGGGACCGTCGTCATCCGACGGTCGTTGTTCCGCCGTGGTCGTCGCCCTTCGAGAGTCCGGCGGCGGGGATTGACTACCACCTCTTGGCCGCCGCCGGCGGGGAGTCCACCCTCGCGCTGCTGCAGCGCCAGCTGCGGTTCGACGGCCAGGAGGCGGGATGGGTGGAGGAGGACGTGGAGGAGCCCGACTCGGCCGTGGACGTCTACTCGTCGGACGAGTTCCGAATGTATGAGTTCAAGGTGCGGCGGTGTGCGCGCGGCCGCTCCCACGACTGGACCGAGTGTCCCTTCGTCCACCCTGGTGAGAAGGCGCGTCGCCGAGACCCCAGGAAGTACCACTACTCCAGCGCGGCGTGCCCGGACTTCCGCAAGGGCGGTTGCAAGCGCGGTGACGCCTGCGAGTTCGCTCACGGGGTGTTCGAGTGCTGGCTCCACCCGGCGCGCTACCGGACGCAGCCCTGCAAGGACGGCACCACCTGCGCCCGCCGCGTCTGTTTCTTCGCCCACGCGCCCGACCAGCTCCGCGTCCTTTCGCAGCATCAGCAGACGCCAACATTACCCGCGGTGGAGTCCTATGATGGTTCGCCGCTACGCCAACAGCAGGCGCTGGAGTGCTACATATCGAAGAAACTGATGTCCTCCAAAACCTCGACGCTGATGTCTCCGCCGGTTTCCCCGCCGATGTCACCAAGCAGGACGGCACTCCGGCGGGCGTCGTGGCCGGTGGTAACATCTCTGAACGAGATCGTGGCCGCACTGCAGCAGCTACAGCTCACCCAGGCGAATCCAGCGCCTAGCTGTTGGAACTTACAATTAGGTGACGGTCTGTTCGGATCGCCAAGATGCACCGCAGCGGGGTTCAATGCCGGCTTCTGCAGTCTGCCATCGACTCCAACGATGGCGGGGACGAGTGGCGGCGGACTGGGGTGGGCGGACGACGCGGACGGTGGGTTGGCGCAGGGGGAAGAGCCAGTGGAGAGGGTGGAGTCGGGGAGAGCCCTCAGAGCGAAGATCTTCGAGAAGCTGAGCAAAGAATGCGTTGTGGAGCGAGCCGAGGCGGCTCGGCCGGTGCCGGCGCCGGAGGTGGTGAAGTGATATGCGGGAGGAGGAATCTTATGGGTGACCGTAAACCGTCGAGGGAGATAGAGAAGATGGATGTAGAATATTTGTACATAGAAAATGGTGGTGGGAATGGAACCGTGGTGGATCTGTTTTGGGGATTCTTCCTGCAGAAAGAAGGAAGGTGAAGTGATCCATGGAAGATCGAAGCAAGCAGGAGCAGCACCGCGGCCTTATCCTTGTGATTGCAAtgtgaaatctgtaattatcacgTCTGTATTTTGTAGTATATATGTAACTTTGTATCACGACGATTTAGTGAGACATGTCACTCCTCGCTGGTACATGTCCGATGCATATGCGATAGCATTTCTTGTCCTCAGCTCGCCATTCGACGATTCATTCATTACTCCCTTCTCTGTCGCCTATCTCGTGGTACGGGGACAGTGCGTCTCGACCTTCGCGCCGTTGATCCGGTCAAAGCATAGGACCGGCGTCGTCCCTTCTCGTCTCTTCTGCCACCGCGTTCGCGTCGTCGTAGGCCAGTCATCATCATCCCGTTGATTCCTGCCCCGCTCCTCCGTCGTCGTCGTCACTCCATCGAGGAGGGTCGACCGGTTCAGTGACTGAGTTCACCGGTCCAAATCGATTTAAATTtctttcaaaaaaataataaaagagtgaaattaaaatcttaatatcatgtgataaaaataaattagtctaatttttagataaattatccaaaaataaatttgaattgagttattattCAACTAACACAATTATATCTTTCAGTCAGACGATAACACCGAATTAATAGTCaaattcaataaaataaaatggtaTTGTTTGTATAAGATAAAGCTCAATTATCGTTATTATAGATTCTCGGATGTCGAAGCTTTTCTCGGCAAACAAAGGAAGGCGGGTTTCGAGGATGATTTTAAGGTCCTGGAAATCAATCAGCTCGGTGAGCAGACGATGACTCCTCGGGTCTGCGAGCAATCAGCAACCCATGcagttccttcatcatctattggcTAAAAGATACAGTGGATAGATAACATTGTCGTACGGATAACATCAATCATGTTTATTGGAATAGGAAAACTTACAATGCCCACCGTAATGAGCCAAACACATATATTACATCATTCATATACTTCAGATCGACGTGCAGACACACACACAGGTGCGCTAAACACAAGGAAGACGAAGATGTTTCGATCGAGCTGTCTAATTGAACAACACATTAGGAGAATATGGACTGGAAAAGTACCTGCATAAATGCCGCGAATGCAGATGTTTGGACAGAATTGAGCACCGTAGTCCAGGTATcattgtgatgatgatgatgaggaggaggaggaggaaggggaggggGAGCGTTGTCAACCGAGTTCCAGCTGGCACCATGGTGAGGAGGCGGCAGCGGCGGGGGACGGGGAGGAGCAGGAAAAGGAGCATAGACATGTTGTGGTTGAACGGGAGCATAGAATACCGAGTTCCAGTGACCATGGTGAGGGGGCAGCGACGGCGGAGGGGGAGGAGCAGGGCCATAGCCATGCGGTTGAGCGTAATAACTAGGGTAGGGATAAGGATAATAAGATAAATGATGGTAGGGAGGAAAGGAAGGATAATGGCCAAAGTGTGATCCCGGATTCATGGAGCGGGAATTGTCAGGAGGAACAAAAGAGGTATTGCGACCGTCGACCGTCGCTGCCGCCGTATGACAGGATAGATACTGTCGGGTGCACTCGGCATGCACCTGAAAGTCGGGCGGATTAGTGGTATAGAAGGAGCAGCCTTCCAGTATTGAGTGGAGGCACAAGCTGCATACAGCGTTCGTCCCTGCAGGAGCTCTCTCTTCCAGAGTCGCTCGGAACGGGACGCCTGCGTGGGAGAAGCgtatttctgtgggaagttccATTCTCTGCGTTCTGCACGCAGCAAGAAGGAGCCTGTGATTTGTAGTAAGGAATAGGCGTGGTGAAGGGAGGACGACGCACTGGACATATATAGAACGCAGGGTTTGCTAGCACAGACCATTGACTCAGTCTGGCCATACTAGTTCGAGGAAGGAGACGCAACGCGGTTGCGATACTTGTCTCAGTGTGAGACGTAGATACACATTGACGGCACAGAAGCCTCAGTACGATGTCGACTTCATTGTGGCGAGTGGTGAAGACGTTGACTTGGAAAGAGTATTATTTTAGGTTACGATTCATGATTACAGTACATTAAATACAGAGAGCTAACGTTGAAATTAAATACAGTAGTAGAAtagacagattatcgattttctcggAGCAAATTAATCATTAAAAGTTAATGATATGAAGctagaaagaaggaaagaatcgTATGTGTAGCGCTAGGATGATGGTTCATCGGCGAGAGCCAAGCGAGTGTTCCCGAGTCGAGtataggaagaaggaagaaggggtCCACCATGGAAAACTATGGAACCTCTGGTTGACTTTGGAATTAGAATTTTGGGAATTGAAGCCAAGTTTCATTTTGTGATGTGCCATGAGTATtaggatatgattttttattatttagaaaAATTTATATTCTATCTGTTAGTTAATACTAGGCTTTCTTGTGGCTTAAGCAGTGCATACTACGGACAACGCGCTGCCGAAGCCAAGGCCTAGAGAAGTTTATGAGGTTGTTATCAACTGGGCCGATGGAGTGTGAGGAGGAGGCCCTTTGGTGGAAGCCACTCCTTGGCCCCATCTAATATAgtcattctttcttctttttcatttttcttttaactCTTGCTTCGTGATCCTTTGGTAGGTACGAATCTTTGGGAGCTAAAGAGCCCAGCAAAAACCTACCTACTAGTTATATAtaccctgcaagctaatcacgtaagtgatgatacgtgtgacaTACTGTGTCATCACTCATTATTCgattccattgcacagatctatgaacatcacaatatatacaatagacaatataaaataaaaaaatatcaataattaataataagtaaaaagattgtacAGTAtgccacacgtgccatcactcacaataatgagattgattcacttttaaacacagacctTAAAAATCTCGgttataagttactcgagaagTACATTAAAAGATTACGTAGTGTGTCACatgtactcgtccatatgatcgaggtggctggtctcatagttactcatGTGAGAACACTAAGAATatggtacaagtgctcattagagaatgatccgcttacagaatactAGATGgtcgatgatacctcattgttagacaacgattccgtcgtCCCAATtgtgtatttgatccttagacttgagacactaaggatatcctatacgagtacttcattctttgataccaaacttataggtttgaagaTTTTAAATCTAGCACAATTGGTCTTCGGGAGTAGTAGACAACCTTACGAAGataattgagtgttgatagaggatcatccgctctcggtgtcatgagagaaatatcccatgcgtTCTTACATAGGCAAATCTCTaaccatggtcattcggattgatagATAAATAGTTCTCgggaagaatccgattaaagtgatactcgagtagattccatatgggtctggcagtaccatactcggtatatggtctataggatattagatgaatgagggacatagatacacggtaactaaggacaaataggtccaatggattggattcccctatatcgtttagggactatgacgtagtagcacagtacgtccgtagtcgatgagtcgagtgagttATTATAGGAGATGATAATTCATTGTGTCAGAATAAGTTTTGACATGTATGATTTatgactagcttgatattgggcatagagggtcatgcACATATGATATGTGTTGTGACGAATAAAGGTTTGAATATGATATATCCGTTAGAGCCCATATCGTATTAGATATCCAGTAAGCCCCAGAATTATTGAATCTTATGaataagattcaataagagccaatgagagattatttgatagagatccactaatccaaaagacttgggtagtttgatggagatctaatatccaATAGAGCAGGATCCATTATTGTTAGTTAATATGAAcatttataaatatgagagaactaaAGGGGTATAGActagatattttttttctatcatcttttattctactttctctctctccttctcaattgataatcctagtttagggtgtgtggatagcaagaagggtcgaCCTTTTTTTTTATCACCTAATGCAGATTGTACAATGATTTGAGTAGCGTATTCGTCGCATCTACCATGCGGATCATTGAGTAATGTAGTTGATCTCATTCATCCACTTCTATAGATCCAGAATtttacagggatatatgatctccctggaTAACAAATATCACTTGATTAACTCTAAAACTAATCCTAATTAATCATAAACTTAAATCTAACCTATACCCTAACACTAAACCCAACTCTAAACTTGGTCAAAACCCTTCACATCTGCCTAACTCTAGACCTGTCTTGGTATCTGCTTTTAGACAAGCATGAAACTGTCTCGGTATCTTGCTGATCTCCTTCGACAATTTCTCTCCaccatttcctttttcttcttttgactttCATGAACCCTCTATTCCCTAAAATAATCCCTCTGACCTTTATCTCATTGTGCATGCCACCTCAGGACTGCGTGCCATACCATCTTTGCCCTCTTCTGACATGGATGCTTCACTCAAATGGGTTCTCCGACTACCAAACCTTGTGTGGGCGGTGGGTGGCTCAGTGGTTGTGTGGTGACctcatcccttttttttttttattcaatttaatttatatttcttttctttgatCTCAAAAGAAGACAAAGCTGAAGCAGACAGCCACAACATTCCCGTAGTTCCATGTGTCCCACCCGAGACACCATTTAGCAATCTCTGCCTTCCCATTGGTTAGCAGAATGTGGGGCCCTTCTCAGAAGACACGCGAGCTcttcccgtctctctctctctctctctcggtgcaGCCTCTCCCTTTCTCGATTAGCCTTGTCGTGTTGAGCGACGACAGGACGACGTCGGTGATGCTGCATCAAATGGCGTGTTTGATTGATCTGCCTGCAGCCGCCCAATGAGTATTCTAATCTTGTCGGGAGAGTCAACCATCCTTAAATTAACATTGGGATGCCTTTCGAAACAAAGTCTTCCCTGCTATTGTCACAACTAAAAGAAGATTCTATCTTGATTTCCTATTTTAAAACCAAAATTAGACATCAGCATGACATGTTCAAAGATGTTTCAAGTGCAATttccttataataataataatttagccGTTCTTGAATCAATAAATCTCAAGTTCTTGATTTAGTGACAAATAGTTATTTTGAGGGAGCAAAATTGAAGCGTCATTTAGGAATCCATCATGCTTATCCATCATGCCGACACGAATCGCCAAGCTCATCGGCGCTTAAATTTACGGTCATACCCCTCTGACTTACGTACACTGAGGGTGGCCCCACGTGTGGGACCTTTTGCTGGTGCGGCGCTGGGTAATCTTTCCTTCACGTTGTCCCGACGCCAATCGCAAAAGACCACGAGTTTAAATGTATGTTTACTATTGTGGGACCCATTGAAAGACCGTTCACGATAGAGGAAGTCGTTGCCGGTAATCTATGGGTATGAAACGTTAGGTACGTATAATTTTGCTCAGATTCTTAAATACAGTTTAGTCGCCCGTATCACGTCCGGCAAAAGGCGCATAAAAGGGACGGAGGGCGCGATGAGCCGTACGACGTCGTCTTCACCCTCGCGGAAGCCCGCGAGACGATCAAAGAACCCAAGTCGGAATCTTCCATTGTCTAATCTCTAGCTTTTTGCTCCCTGAGGCAGAAATCTTGTACGAACGACGTTTACATCGAAAGGATTTTCTCGGATGGCTCAGGGACCGTTCCAACCGGCGGAAAAGGCTTCGGATGGCGAAATCGGTGATGCTTTTGTCTTTCGTCTGCTAATTTGCTCTCTTTCTCGAGATCTTTACTTTCGTAACTGAGTAGATGCTAAAAAGTTTGGATTTGGGCGGGAAGTTCTTGGTTTTCCCAAAGATCTCTCGTCTCTCTGCAAAAAAGTAGGCCATCAAGACGCCTATAGCAGTGCTTCTATGCTGGGGTTTCTTTTTCCTGGAATAACTGCGACACCCTGACGTTGATAAGAAGGTGCCACACTAAAGATGATAGAAATCTGTGTTAGCTATTAACAAACAAGAAAAAGATCGATAATCATCGGATTAGACCATGAACGAGGGAGGTGTTGTGTAGGTGTTAAGCTTTAGCAGTCTTCTGTatcagatagaaaatttagctttTCAGGCTCCATCCTGCCGAGGAAAACAACGGTGTCAAGTGACTTCTTGAATTATCGGTCACTGGTTCTTCTTGTGTCGCTTAGTGGGTGCTTGAGTGCAAACAGAGACGCAACCTACTTATAACTCAGTACGCGGGGCCAAATATGCGCTTAGTGCTACTTGGTTCTGCTGAGCCACCGATCAAAGGACGAGCTGGTTTACGGAGGAAGCAAGCAGGACGGGGCTGCTACCGAGCCAGCTGAGAAAGTTCTGGTTTCTTGAAATTTCACCTTCTCAGAGGTCAGATATCGAGTTTGTAAATGAGAAATACCACCATGCTGAGGCAGTTGCTGAGGAATCTGTGTCA
The window above is part of the Musa acuminata AAA Group cultivar baxijiao chromosome BXJ2-6, Cavendish_Baxijiao_AAA, whole genome shotgun sequence genome. Proteins encoded here:
- the LOC135586262 gene encoding uncharacterized protein LOC135586262 isoform X2 gives rise to the protein MATVNTFDLLADDDNDDPSHLIAVRQQKVASKKPHAPAAVPATKFLNKPLPPAQAETGTSMDLPGATVAVFLKRVMVISPLKGGVEDIGRNGSIFVMVDLVDMAIVMEKAGLTLSDPHVEGGGSGRCYEMKREGTGRANWGTTDDYLIAQGTEEEVDMDGKLANSKEEDDGGTQTEVNKESMEATAIETDEKEPENKGSDKDMGRKKYSADQVERSKKSEYHRVSETS
- the LOC135586262 gene encoding uncharacterized protein LOC135586262 isoform X1, producing MATVNTFDLLADDDNDDPSHLIAVRQQKVASKKPHAPAAVPATKFLNKPLPPAQAVIFFAILDPSRLLFARKIGATVAVFLKRVMVISPLKGGVEDIGRNGSIFVMVDLVDMAIVMEKAGLTLSDPHVEGGGSGRCYEMKREGTGRANWGTTDDYLIAQGTEEEVDMDGKLANSKEEDDGGTQTEVNKESMEATAIETDEKEPENKGSDKDMGRKKYSADQVERSKKSEYHRVSETS
- the LOC135614177 gene encoding probable inositol oxygenase isoform X2 produces the protein MTMVVGDSKEMGLGGGFVVPDTNSFGQTFRDYDAASERQKSVEEFYRANHIHQTYDFVKKMREEYGKLDRVEMSIWECIELLNEFVDESDPDLDEPQIEHLLQTAEAIRKDYPDEDWLHLTGLIHDLGKVLLHPSFGQLPQWAVVGDTFPVGCAFDESNVHFKHFKENPDYDNPKYNTKLGVYSEGCGLENVLMSFGHDDYMYLVAKENNTTLPSAALFAIRYHSFYPLHKHGAYQYLLNKEDRENLKWLHIFNKYDLYSKSKVRIDVEEVKPYYLSLIEKYFPAKLKW
- the LOC135614177 gene encoding probable inositol oxygenase isoform X1; the protein is MTMVVGDSKEMGLGGGFVVPDTNSFGQTFRDYDAASERQKSVEEFYRANHIHQTYDFVKKMREEYGKLDRVEMSIWECIELLNEFVDESDPDLDEPQIEHLLQTAEAIRKDYPDEDWLHLTGLIHDLGKVLLHPSFGQLPQWAVVGDTFPVGCAFDESNVHFKHFKENPDYDNPKYNTKLGVYSEGCGLENVLMSFGHDDYMYLVAKENNTTLPSAALFAIRYHSFYPLHKHGAYQYLLNKEDRENLKWLHIFNKYDLYSKSKVRIDVEEVKPYYLSLIEKVKVLDFFFSLCSPLLLSSYSSCCSTSQLS
- the LOC135614177 gene encoding probable inositol oxygenase isoform X3, whose protein sequence is MICDHLIGRDYDAASERQKSVEEFYRANHIHQTYDFVKKMREEYGKLDRVEMSIWECIELLNEFVDESDPDLDEPQIEHLLQTAEAIRKDYPDEDWLHLTGLIHDLGKVLLHPSFGQLPQWAVVGDTFPVGCAFDESNVHFKHFKENPDYDNPKYNTKLGVYSEGCGLENVLMSFGHDDYMYLVAKENNTTLPSAALFAIRYHSFYPLHKHGAYQYLLNKEDRENLKWLHIFNKYDLYSKSKVRIDVEEVKPYYLSLIEKVKVLDFFFSLCSPLLLSSYSSCCSTSQLS
- the LOC135614176 gene encoding zinc finger CCCH domain-containing protein 35-like; this encodes MMAMMMTGAEGGDRRHPTVVVPPWSSPFESPAAGIDYHLLAAAGGESTLALLQRQLRFDGQEAGWVEEDVEEPDSAVDVYSSDEFRMYEFKVRRCARGRSHDWTECPFVHPGEKARRRDPRKYHYSSAACPDFRKGGCKRGDACEFAHGVFECWLHPARYRTQPCKDGTTCARRVCFFAHAPDQLRVLSQHQQTPTLPAVESYDGSPLRQQQALECYISKKLMSSKTSTLMSPPVSPPMSPSRTALRRASWPVVTSLNEIVAALQQLQLTQANPAPSCWNLQLGDGLFGSPRCTAAGFNAGFCSLPSTPTMAGTSGGGLGWADDADGGLAQGEEPVERVESGRALRAKIFEKLSKECVVERAEAARPVPAPEVVK